DNA from Gracilinanus agilis isolate LMUSP501 chromosome 3, AgileGrace, whole genome shotgun sequence:
GACAGGGAGAGACCCAGGCAAAGATATCCCTGAGCCCCTGGAGGATCTGGAAGGATGGCCAGTGAGACTTGGGGGTTCCCTGACCAGCCCAGCTCAGTCTCAGTCTGCCCTCTGTAGGCACAGGGCTGCTTCCACCTAGACAAACTCCCTGGTCTGAGGGATCCTCAGGTTAGAGCTGAGTGATACCAAAGACATTTAGGGCTAGTCCGGCTCCTCTCCCCACATTTTACAGGGAAGAAAATTGGGACTTTCCTGATGTTAACCAGAGAAGTTCAGTGGCAAGGTCACAGCCACAAAGTGGCCAAGTTAGGAACAGAACCAGGCCTTCTAACCCTCAAAGCGGCTTTGTCTCTGCTGGACTTCTGTAAAGTGAGCCAGGGAGGCCTAACAGTGGACATTAGCCTTTCTCTCCCtctacatgtgaggaaactgaggccaggccAGGCCCTAGTCCCATGACAGCACTCTTAACCCTTCCCTAGTTAGACCTAGTGGCTGAGGCTCCCCTGCCCTCAGGCTGCATCTATGAGAAAGTTTTCTGGGTCATTTTTAGAAGCCCCCTTTGGCTACCAGTGTCCCATGCTCCTTGGCCCTGTGACCACCTCACCAGCAACATGATTGCTGTGGCTGAAGCCCCTGGGCCTTCTGCTTCCACGTCTGTCCCCTAGCATGCTTCCTAAAAGGTCATGGGCTAAGGAGCCTGGGATCTCTCAGCCCATCCCAGCAGCTGATTGTCACTCACTCTGCATCTTCCCAGAGCCTGGAGCCTCATCACGTCCCTGGGCAGCATCTGGGCCTGACAAGATCCCCTGCCTTGGCTCAGTCCCCAAATCTGTCCCCTAAAGACTTTCTCCTCAGACTCCTTAGAGGTCACGCCTTACTTTAcacatcaggaaactgaggcccagaagaggTAACTTGCTTGCCTAAGagtaaaaatctttcattttgctGAGAAGGAAATTGGGGTTCAGCCAAAAAAGGTCACAGTTCAaaggtggcagagccaggattacaGGTCTTGGACCCCTAGGCTGGGGTTTTCTTTTGGCTCATCTCTCCCCTTGGGGTCCAGTGGGTACAAGAGCTGAGTGATCCACAAATTCCTCTCTTCCCAGAACTCACCATTCCTTGCTCTACCTCCAGACCTTTACCCCATCTGTGCCTTGCTCCCTTTCGGGCTAGCTTGGGtgccctttcctccctccatggGGCCTTTCTGGATTCTCTAGAATTACCTTGGTTTTGCTGCCCTGGCCCTCCTTGCTTCTTCCCCCCCAGAAGGGTGGACTGCATGGTGggctgctttctttctctctctctccaccccaggGCTCCCCTACCTCAGGCCCCACAGAGCGGAACCAGCAGCCTCCCACCACCTGTTGAGACAAGCCCCTTCCTTTTCTGGGGCCTCATTCTGAGGCGGAGCCCCGGGTCCTTGGGGCCCCATCATGGACCCCTGCCCACCCTACCCTGGGAGGGCGCTGAGAGTTACCCACTTTCTGGTGCCAGGCTGGTAGGTCTGGGGCCTTGGAGGTCGGCCTCCTGCGTCTGCATGCTCTCCATGGTCCCCCAAGAGAGGAGGGGAACTGCCAGGCCCAGGGTCAGAGGACAGCCTCGGTTTCCCTGCAGAGCAGAGACCAGTCCTGAGCCCATGCCCACACCCAGCCAGCACCCCATCTTCCATCTTAATTATGGCCTGCCTGCTTTAATTGAGGCCCGATGGAGCCTGTTCTCCCTGGTCCGCCAGGGGCCTCGGGGCCTGGGCTGGGCCTCACTCTCCCATCCTGTCTGGGGCCTGGCAGGGGTGCTGCTGCTGTTGCAAGGCGCTGGGgactccttccccacccccactccacaGGGGTCCCCAGGGGCCTCTCGAGGGGCTGGGAGGGGGCAGCACCTTCTTCCTGGGGTGGCCTGGCAGGGGCTGGGGGCTACCCCTAGGAGTCCCTGGGCTCTCTGCCCCGTTTTGGCCCATTTCTCACAAGGCCTGACAGGTTGGGCGGCTGTCTGACCAGATCTTGGGCCTGACAGGATTGGGGGGGATTCAGCAACGCCCTTTGGGGCCCTTTCCCACGGGGCTGGAGGCCTTTCTGAGGCTCGGGAGCCCGGGAGAGGATTCGAGGCCCTTCCTCACAGGGCTTGGGGTCCCCTTTCTCACAGGCCCCAAGTCCCCTCTGGCCCGCCAGTCTTGGGGTGCCTGGGGGGCTCCACCCCTCACCCTGCCGCCCAGCTGGGGCTGCAACAATTAGCGGGAAACTGGGGCCGAGGTGGAgcatggggtgggggaagtgggGGGACCTTTTCCCGCCAGAATCAGCAGACCTGGGGCGTCGAAGGAGACGACCGCGTGTGCGCATGCGCCTCTGGTCTagctgccctccccctccccagggcGCCCCCTCGAGGCAGGGCGCAGGCGCAGGCACACCAGAGCACAGCGACCGTTGCCCAGTGTGCGCATGCGTAGTGGCCCAGCTTACGGCTGCGCAAAGACCCTCCTCCTTCTCTGCTCCAGTCGTGGAgctgagaggggagagaaggggctgAGGCCGTTTGGGGCCaacctttccccctccccaagccaCGGTCTCCATCTTGCTTGGTTCTAAGCCTTCCCAGGGATTCTCTAGAAAGTGGCAGGGAATGAAAGAGGAGACTTGGCTGCCCCAGGGCAGGAAGAGACTTACGGGCTCTCACCCACCCACGGTGTGCTACGATCGAGCACCGTTCGAGCGCTGCCCATGTCCGTGAATAGAAGAAGCCTCCCCCACCCGGGGGTCCCCCACCTCTTACCACCGCCAACCCCCAGGCCATTGACAATGTAACAATGCCCCAAGTGCCCCCGGTGCCCCCCTTCACAAACAGCTCCACACCTCCCGGTGCGTCTCTGATTTCCGGGGACCGCCCCTTGAGGAAAGCCCTGCCGCTTCCTCTCTTTTCACGCGCTCCCTAAACCTGGGGCAAATCCATGGAAATACGGAGCAGCCGGCTCTTTCCTCCGCTTCTGGTTGCACTGGCCATTTGAGATTTGGGGAAGGAAGCAGGCAGTGTCCGGGGAGGGTGGGATGGCCCCAGGGGTGCACTCCCAGAACCCCGCTGGTGCCAGCCTCCCAAAGCGTCAAAAGGTCTAAGCAGCACATTGAAGTGGGGGGTGGGCTCGCTGCGGGGCGAGGTTTCTACCGGAGAATGGAGAGCGAACAAGCTGGAGTGTAGTGATGTGTCCCTGCGCCCTGTGACTCTTAGATCAGAGCAGCTTATTCCACTCCCAAATCGGACTGGATCAAAAACAGGTCGAGGGCGGAAAAATCCACTTTACCAGGAGAGGCTGTGAAGAACCTCTTCCAGCTCACTTGTGTTTTCGTCGTAGAATCCATGTTTTTTAGCCAGTATGTGCTAAATGAGTgaatggaggggggggggggagggggcgcgCTAAGCCGAGTAGAAATCTAGGGTCATGAGTCAAGAAATGTAGGAGTTATTGAAATATTCCCACGTAATGGTCCACTCGGCGCTAGGAGAGGCTGCGAAGGTGAGTGGGCTAGGTACTTTCTGCACCCACATCCTTGGGCGCTGTTGAAGCAAGCTTTGAGCATCACCTGGTGGCTGGGCCAGCTATGGCACCCTGAGTGGCTCAAACCACACCCTGAACTACCTGGGCAGAACACTGTTCTGGAACTCCCAACTGGTTCCATGAAGGCACAAATGTGTTTCCCAGGGCATAGGGGGCCAGCTGACCTCCAAACATGGCAGCTGGCAACCACTGGAAAGCCTCGGAGGATTATAGAAATGGGGCCACAAGTGAGAGGTTAGGACTAGGATAGGACAGAGTTGAGACTGGAGATAACTCACATCTCTAAGTAATATCCCAAACTAGGGAAGCATCTAAGTTTTGTGCTCCCCAGGAGAGAAAAGCATAAAGGCAGGAGTGCATGGCAGGAGGACAGAAAGCAAAACCTTTTGTTCCTTTGGGTTGGAAAGTTGGGAATTTTCTAACCTTCTGACATCTAGTACAATGAATTTCAAATTAACACCAGACCCAGGCATTCAAAAGAAGAGGGTCTTGGATGTTGGGAAGGGGGGCACCACGGCTAGCTTTTATCCGACTTTCCTTAGGTATGATTTTTACAAAGCCTGCGACTCTGGGCTACATATCAAGAGCTTTGTCAAGGAGAGGCTTTCTAACCACTGCATTGCAGATAGGAGAGGTAGCAGCTGGACCTCAAGAACTGAAATACAACTGAACCGATAGAAATAGCGAGCACAGAAGAGTGGGATAGTATCCTTCGAGGACATAGGCAGCCCCACAAAGCCAGGAGGTGGGAGTGGCCCTGGCTCCAGGGGTTCCTGAGGTATGTGCCCTTTCACGTATATTCCCCAATAACCCATTCTCTTCATGGGCTCTGTCTCCCCCATTCTCTTTCATTAGTGCAGTCAAGTTGTGGTAGAATGCATCCTACCTGCAGtttctttagtattttatttgaaactAGTGGGTCCTTTGGTAGCATGTCAGTGGAGGGAGACTGATGAGCTGTGGATGTTGTGACTTACAGAGCAGCTCTACTTTTCTGGAGAGCTGAAGGAGTGTCATAAAACCTACAACTGGTTTTTGTGTATCTTCTGGCTGGTGCAAAACTCTCATCTCCTTATTTTATCAGTGGGGAAACAGactcaaataacttgcccaaggcatTGGAGGTGACATGTGACCCAAGTTTCTGGATTCCAATCCAGGAACTCACTTTTTCCTCTGCTTCAGGCTGTGGCggtggaagaggagagaagagagggagaaaaggccAAAGATGAAAGACACAGCGCCTTGGCATCACAGAGCCTGGCTGGAGAGGACAGCCTTGATGCTGTTTTCATTGAAGATAGAACTTTATTTATTTCCAATGGTCTGATGCAGGCATTCATACCTATCTCCTCTACTACTGCCTTCAGCCTGCCACTTTGCCAACCCCAGGGCCTAGAGCTTCCTGGGGGGCTTTAGGAGGTAGAAAAAATGGGCCCTTCGGGGGTGGAAGCGGAAGGGGGCTTCCTCGTGAGCTCCCTCCCGAAGCCCATCCCGGATAGCTTGAAGCCGATGACGCTTCTCACTGAGCCAGCCGCTCCCAGGCTGGCTCTCAACTTGGCCCATCCGATGGGGCAGCTTGATAATCCAGAAAGACACTCTGGGCTGGGTTTCAGCACGGAAGCTGCTCAGTCCACTGCTGGGGAGAGCCTGGGGtagttcattttcctcatcctcaGGTGCCTAGAATCATAGAACCCCAACATCTCTGAGCTGAAAGGGATTTCTCCACCCAAACAAGAATCCCCCAAGATATCATCTCTTGAAAAGCAGACACTGACAGCCTTTGCTTGAATACTTCTCTGGATGGTGAACTCTCTACCCACCTTGTGGCCAACTCTTAActtcttcctctctatttctGCCTCTGCCACCTCACCTACTGCTCCAGGGGCTACCAACTGGGGCTGTGCAATCATGAGATGTAAGGAAGTCtggcctctctccttccttccacagGAAGAGGTCTCCTCACTCTTTCCCCGTCATTCCCTCCCCGTTTCATTCCATTTCCCGCACTCCCACCCCCAATGACCAGGGAGTCCAAGGCACGGACAAAAAGGAGAGCAGCTCCCTCGGTCCTGTCCCtcgtgcctcattttcctcatcctccTTCCTTGGAAGCTCCAAGAACCTTCCCAAGAATCCTTCCCAACACTGAAATTCACTGGGCAGTAAGAGCATCTCTGACCTTCCAGTTATCCTCGGAGTTCCCTTCCGAAGGCCCAATTGCAGCTACtaccttttctgaaatcatcacaTCTCCGGTCTGATTGTCAGTCacctgtgtgtgtatatgtacggggtggggagggggtgggggggcaggcaGAGAACACAAGCTGGATTCTCTTTACCAACCTCTTATCTGCCCCTTCCCAAATGCTGCTCTCAGCTGCCATTGACGGTATTTGGGATGGCTCAAAGTCAGACGAAGAGGGACTAGGCCAGAGTGGGACGGAGCAGAGATGACTGGCTGGCTATAGGCAGCTGGGCAGGGCcgtggaggaggggaaagggactgACCTTGTCTATCTGGTGGTGACTGTAGACAGTGCTGTTACCCAAGTGGCCTTGTTTCTGGTCCTCATTGTGGTAATTGGAGGGGAGGCTCCTCAGGTCCAAGGAAGGTGTCAAGGTGTCCATGCCTCGAAGCAGATCCTCCTGGTGGAAGGAAAGTGTGAAGCCCAGGGCAGGTGGAAGTGGAAGAGAGGCCAGAAAGGGATATGGGGCAATCGGTAGAAGGGGGTTAAACCTCCTCCAGCCAGCCCTTGGGTCTGCTCTCAGGAGTTTGCCTCTCCCTTTCCGTTTCCCAAACCTCCAGCTTTTCTGCAGATTCGCTGGCCAGTCCTCcatctttccccttcttctccacCAGAGGGTCGGGCTCTCCATCCTCCCATCTTGTGGTCCTCCCCTTTCCTTTGTagctcctccttctcttcctgccTTTTACCAGTTCCTTGTCGCCACCCTCCTGGATGGCTGAGCCCCCCTGCCCCTCCCCGTCCCTCTGTCCCTCGTTTTCATCCTTCTGTCCCATCTGGCAGGTTCCGCCTGCTTTCCCTCATCCCCGGCTTTGTCCGCCGTCCCTAGAGATCTGTCCCCTGTCCTTCTGCCTCCCCGCCCCTCGGGCCCTCGCTGGGAACCGCCTGccgtccccccaccccccagtcaCCGCCGGGAGGAAGCATTTCCCCAGGGCCTCCCGTCGTCCTCCCCGTCCCTCAGCCTTTCTTCCGCTCACCCGAAAGAGGAGGCGGTTGAGGCTACGGAAAAGACTGTGGATGCCCAGCAGCCCCAGGGGGCCCAACTCCGGACCCTCAGAAGTGTCGGGGCCCCCGACGGAGTGGCTGTGCCCGCGGGCATGCTCAAGGATAGAGACGGGTGCAGCTTGGTCCTCGGGGGTAGCGGCCAGGAGCAGGAGCAGCATCAGCAGGGGCTGGGGCCACATGGCGGGGCGGGGCCTTGGAGGGACGGAGAGGGGCGGAGGTCAGAAGCCCTGCCCCAGGCCCCGGCTAGAGCCCGCCCTCCTCCCCCCAGCTGGGCTCTCGGACCTCACCTGTGCGACAGCCCACAGACCCTGGCTGGCGACGGGAgaacccacccccaccccacgcACAACCGCCCCGTCCCGTGCCCCGCCACGCCCCCTCCGCTGCTGGGGTCCCCCGAGAACGTGCTGGAACCCCCCCCAGAGGATCCTGAGCGTGGGCGCACAGAGCCAGACCGGGCTCGAGGCTGTCACCCGACTAGAGCAGAGCAGGCTGGGAAATGGGGTCCGGAATCCAACATCCAGTCCTCCGAGGCCCTCAAGAACCCAGGCGCTCTGCTTCCCCTTCGTCCCAGCGGAGTATTATTTGCTCCTGGGCCCCGGGCCAGACCCTCCAAGCCCCAGGCGTCCGCTGCCCCAGGCCCGCCACCTCCCGGGATCCAGGCCCTTGGCAGCCCCCAGGCCTCTGTGGAGCAGTCTGGGCCGCCAGCCAGCCCCCTTTCAGGGACCTGCGCCTGCCTTCGGACCCTTTCGTTGCCTCACCCCGTTCTCAAAGACCCCGTCGGCTTGTACCCCTGTCACTCTGGGACCCTGCCGGAGCGTGCAGTCCCCAACGACTGCTGGCTTTGTGCCCAGAGGGCACGGGGAATGAGTGCTGCCCCGCCCTGAGCTGAGGTCACAGGGGTGCTGCTGGAGTCGTCACAGAGGCGCCGGGAGCGCCCCCGCCCCCCGCAGGGCCACCTCCCCTGGGTCGGGTCATTCTC
Protein-coding regions in this window:
- the DKKL1 gene encoding dickkopf-like protein 1; translation: MDTLTPSLDLRSLPSNYHNEDQKQGHLGNSTVYSHHQIDKVTDNQTGDVMISEKVVAAIGPSEGNSEDNWKAPEDEENELPQALPSSGLSSFRAETQPRVSFWIIKLPHRMGQVESQPGSGWLSEKRHRLQAIRDGLREGAHEEAPFRFHPRRAHFFYLLKPPRKL